Sequence from the Egibacter rhizosphaerae genome:
CACAACCACAACGCATCCGCCTCATCATCCGACCGTCCCCCATAACCCAGCCGATCGCGCGCCGCCGACACCATCGCCGCCTTGTCCGCGTTCCCATTGCCGGTCGCGTACTTCTTCAACCGCTTCGGCTGCACCACCACATACGGCACCCCGTGGCTGTGCAGCCACAACTTCACCACGCCCGACAGCTCGCCCAGCTCGTAGGCGCGGTTGGTGCGCAGATACGCCGCCCCCTCGATCACCGCGACGTCGAGCTGCAACGACGTGGCACTGTCGTCATGCGGCGCGGCGACGCGGGCGAGTTCCCGCACGATGAAGTTGAGGCGCTGCGCGCCGCGATAGTCGCTGGGGGGTTTGACGAGCCCGTGGTGGGCGGGCGCGACGGCCCATCCGGTGCTGCGCAGGCTCGCGTCGATCGCGAGGATTCTCATCGGGGCCTCACTCTCACGCCGAGCGCGCGTCCGCAGTAGACGCATTCGCGGTGGTAGATCAGCCAGTTCGCGTCTTCGAAGCCGAGCATGGATATGCGGGTGTGGCGGAGTCCGAGTCGGCAGAGCAGCCAGTGCAGCATGCGTCTCACCCCCTGTAGCCGCGGGCGCGCGCGGCGCGGCCCTGTTTCTCGGCGCGGCGTTTCGCCGTCTGGCGCGACTGCTTGTTGCTGGGGCTATA
This genomic interval carries:
- a CDS encoding crossover junction endodeoxyribonuclease RuvC; translation: MRILAIDASLRSTGWAVAPAHHGLVKPPSDYRGAQRLNFIVRELARVAAPHDDSATSLQLDVAVIEGAAYLRTNRAYELGELSGVVKLWLHSHGVPYVVVQPKRLKKYATGNGNADKAAMVSAARDRLGYGGRSDDEADALWLWHLAGEAFGLVASPHGERSRVVDEVDWPRLASRVTG